The [Actinobacillus] rossii genome contains a region encoding:
- the copA gene encoding copper-translocating P-type ATPase, translating into MAVIVLALKDLSCGHCVKSVTRVLEQIDEMESVQVTLHFAKIVGNVDAQILIKAIVDAGYGAELAQPNFELILSGLNCGHCIKSTEKALSAVENIDVFDVTKTSAKVYGSADPQAAIAVVIDAGFDAHLAGEAPKPNLPAQSVAEPAPVLVEPKKQGEISNIASENGISLLLNGLTCAACVLKVERALQGVQGVKNVSVNLAEQTVFVTGNVDAQRLVQRVIQAGYGAEVIEDEKTSREKQQAQTNREIQRRKWQSIIALVLGFGLLFWGLSGGQMQVTTDNQLNWLVVGFVTLIVMVLTGGHFYQRAVKNLLNKTATMDTLVALGTGAAWLFSMAVTLFPSFFPESGRHLYFESSAMIIGLINVGKMLEAKAKQRSSKALERLLDLTPKTARVVDEQGMHEIPLSQVRQGMMLRLQTGDRVSVDGVVTQGSVWIDESMLTGEPLPVQKNQGDKVSAGTVVTDGYALFQAEQIGNQTLLANIIKLVRQAQSSKPQLGQLADKIAAIFVPVVVAIALIAALIWYAVTQDISYAFIVLTTVLIIACPCALGLATPMSIIAGVGRAAELGILVRDADALQKAASVDTIVFDKTGTLTKGEPKVTALYTFGEMTQESAVRLAASLEQGANHPLAKAILALNDNNIDTVTAFRTLKGLGVTGIIQGKNIALGNRTLMTQLAVSLDLAVQQFQQESEKGATVVFLSVENQLTAIFVIRDPLREDSVQALQRLVSQGYQLVMLTGDQEKTAQAIAAELGIHHVIAGVLPEGKAQAIQQFQKQGRKVVMVGDGINDAPALAQADVSIAMGSGSDIAIETAELTLMRHSMTAVADALSLSKGTLTNMKQNLFFAFIYNSLGIPLAAGLFYPLFGWLLNPMIGGAAMAFPSITVASNANRLLKFIPKQ; encoded by the coding sequence ATGGCAGTCATTGTTTTAGCATTAAAAGATTTATCTTGTGGTCATTGTGTCAAATCAGTCACTCGTGTATTAGAGCAAATTGACGAGATGGAAAGCGTGCAAGTCACCTTACACTTTGCGAAGATTGTAGGCAATGTTGACGCACAAATTCTAATTAAAGCCATTGTTGATGCAGGTTATGGAGCGGAATTAGCTCAACCTAATTTTGAATTAATATTGTCTGGGTTAAATTGTGGACATTGTATTAAATCTACAGAGAAAGCCTTAAGTGCGGTGGAAAATATTGATGTTTTTGATGTAACAAAAACCTCCGCCAAAGTTTATGGTTCAGCAGATCCCCAAGCCGCGATCGCAGTGGTTATTGATGCTGGTTTTGACGCACATTTAGCAGGCGAAGCCCCAAAGCCTAATCTACCAGCACAATCAGTGGCGGAACCTGCGCCTGTGTTGGTAGAACCTAAAAAACAGGGTGAAATTTCAAATATAGCTAGTGAAAACGGCATTTCGTTACTTTTAAATGGTTTAACTTGTGCCGCTTGTGTATTAAAAGTAGAACGAGCGTTACAGGGTGTTCAGGGCGTAAAAAATGTTAGCGTGAATTTAGCTGAACAAACCGTTTTTGTGACAGGTAATGTTGATGCCCAACGCTTAGTTCAACGGGTGATTCAGGCTGGTTACGGGGCGGAAGTGATCGAAGATGAAAAGACAAGCCGTGAAAAACAACAAGCACAAACTAATCGGGAAATTCAACGCCGTAAATGGCAGTCTATTATCGCCTTAGTGCTTGGTTTTGGATTGTTGTTTTGGGGATTGTCTGGCGGCCAAATGCAGGTAACAACAGATAATCAGTTAAATTGGTTGGTCGTTGGTTTTGTCACTCTTATTGTGATGGTCTTGACGGGCGGACATTTCTATCAACGAGCTGTTAAAAATCTGTTGAACAAAACTGCAACGATGGATACTTTAGTTGCACTGGGAACGGGAGCCGCTTGGCTGTTTTCAATGGCAGTGACGTTATTTCCTAGTTTTTTCCCTGAAAGTGGACGACATTTATATTTCGAAAGTAGCGCAATGATCATTGGCTTGATCAATGTGGGAAAAATGTTAGAAGCTAAAGCGAAACAACGCTCGTCCAAAGCTTTAGAACGATTGTTAGACTTAACGCCGAAAACAGCGAGGGTTGTTGATGAGCAAGGTATGCACGAAATTCCTTTAAGCCAAGTGCGACAAGGTATGATGTTACGTTTACAAACTGGCGATCGCGTTTCTGTTGATGGCGTAGTGACACAAGGTTCAGTTTGGATTGATGAAAGTATGCTGACTGGCGAGCCGTTGCCAGTGCAAAAAAATCAAGGGGATAAAGTCAGTGCAGGAACAGTAGTGACAGATGGTTATGCCTTATTTCAAGCTGAACAAATAGGCAATCAAACTCTGTTGGCGAATATTATTAAGCTGGTTCGTCAAGCGCAAAGCAGCAAGCCACAACTCGGACAGTTAGCGGATAAAATCGCGGCAATTTTTGTCCCTGTTGTGGTGGCAATTGCACTGATTGCGGCGTTGATTTGGTATGCTGTTACGCAAGATATTTCTTACGCGTTTATCGTGTTAACTACAGTGTTGATCATCGCTTGTCCTTGTGCTTTAGGGCTTGCGACTCCGATGTCCATTATTGCTGGTGTTGGGCGTGCGGCAGAACTAGGCATTTTAGTGCGCGATGCGGATGCTTTACAAAAAGCTGCAAGCGTAGATACTATTGTGTTTGACAAAACAGGTACGCTGACAAAAGGTGAGCCTAAAGTGACCGCACTTTATACTTTTGGCGAGATGACGCAAGAAAGTGCGGTGCGTTTGGCAGCCAGTTTAGAGCAAGGTGCGAACCATCCTTTGGCAAAAGCGATTTTGGCGTTAAATGATAACAATATTGACACGGTTACAGCGTTTCGTACCTTAAAAGGATTGGGCGTAACAGGGATTATTCAAGGCAAAAATATCGCTTTAGGAAACCGCACTTTAATGACGCAACTCGCCGTTTCTCTTGATTTAGCGGTACAACAGTTTCAGCAAGAAAGTGAGAAAGGTGCAACGGTGGTGTTTTTGAGTGTGGAAAATCAGCTCACAGCCATTTTTGTTATTCGCGATCCTTTGCGTGAAGATAGTGTACAAGCGCTACAACGCTTAGTTTCTCAAGGCTATCAGTTAGTGATGTTAACTGGTGATCAAGAAAAAACGGCACAAGCTATTGCAGCAGAGCTGGGTATTCACCACGTGATTGCAGGCGTATTGCCAGAAGGAAAAGCGCAAGCTATTCAACAGTTTCAAAAACAAGGTCGAAAAGTCGTGATGGTGGGCGATGGCATTAATGACGCGCCAGCCTTAGCGCAAGCCGATGTGAGTATTGCAATGGGCTCGGGGAGTGATATTGCTATTGAAACTGCAGAGTTAACGTTAATGCGTCATAGTATGACGGCGGTAGCGGACGCGCTAAGCTTGTCAAAAGGCACGTTGACTAATATGAAACAAAATTTATTTTTCGCTTTTATTTATAATAGCTTAGGCATTCCACTCGCGGCTGGTTTATTTTATCCGTTGTTCGGTTGGTTGCTCAATCCTATGATCGGTGGTGCCGCGATGGCGTTTCCTTCCATTACCGTAGCAAGTAATGCAAATCGGTTGTTGAAATTTATACCAAAACAATAA
- a CDS encoding sodium:neurotransmitter symporter: MTQKQERQTWSSKLTYIMTVAGATVGFGATWRFPYLVGENGGGAYVLLFCIAMFVIGIPMILVENVIGRRLRVNSIDAFGDKLQDKGISKWWKILGYMGLLGSFIIMGYYMVLGGWVMNYIISLINGNLDISVPITKETAKGFYDLSIGNSPLQIAIYTFLFVAVNYIILAKGIIGGIERSVKYLMPLLFIFLIGMVIRNVTLPGAMEGITYYLKPDFSKITAELFVKVLGQVFFALSLGFGVLITLSSYLSKEENLIQTAVITGFTNTSIAVLAGFMIFPSLFSFGIAPNSGPTLVFQSLPIVFSHLPFGTFFAIVFFGLLLIAALTTSITIYEVIITALQEKLRMRRGKAILLTLSSIFLLGNIPAVLSDNVLKDIRPFNMSIFDFFDYLSGNILFLLTALGCAIFVGFVLKDKAKQELSSTPDSTFTTVWFNYVKYVVPLIIIVIFVSNLM; the protein is encoded by the coding sequence ATGACACAAAAACAAGAACGCCAAACTTGGTCCAGTAAACTCACCTACATTATGACCGTAGCTGGTGCAACCGTAGGTTTTGGCGCGACATGGCGCTTTCCTTATCTCGTTGGTGAAAATGGCGGGGGAGCTTATGTATTACTTTTCTGTATCGCTATGTTTGTCATCGGAATTCCTATGATCTTAGTTGAAAACGTCATCGGTCGTCGTTTACGTGTGAACTCTATCGATGCTTTTGGCGATAAGTTACAAGATAAAGGCATCTCAAAATGGTGGAAAATTCTAGGCTACATGGGGTTACTTGGTTCTTTCATCATTATGGGCTACTACATGGTACTGGGTGGCTGGGTAATGAATTATATTATTAGTCTCATCAATGGAAACTTGGATATTTCTGTGCCAATAACCAAAGAAACGGCTAAAGGATTTTACGATCTCAGTATTGGTAACAGCCCTTTACAAATCGCTATTTATACTTTTCTTTTTGTTGCCGTAAACTACATTATTCTTGCCAAAGGCATTATTGGTGGTATTGAACGCTCTGTAAAATATTTAATGCCGTTATTATTTATTTTCTTAATTGGCATGGTGATTCGTAACGTAACGTTGCCAGGCGCAATGGAAGGTATTACCTATTATCTCAAACCTGATTTTAGCAAAATTACAGCTGAACTTTTCGTTAAAGTGTTGGGACAAGTGTTCTTCGCATTAAGCCTTGGTTTTGGCGTATTAATTACACTTTCAAGCTATCTCAGCAAAGAGGAAAATTTGATTCAAACAGCCGTTATTACAGGTTTTACAAACACCAGCATTGCAGTTCTAGCTGGCTTTATGATTTTTCCGTCATTATTCAGCTTTGGTATCGCACCCAATTCAGGACCAACCTTAGTATTCCAAAGTTTACCGATCGTATTCTCACATTTACCATTTGGCACATTCTTTGCTATTGTGTTCTTTGGACTATTACTCATCGCGGCTCTCACAACATCAATCACAATTTATGAAGTGATTATTACTGCGTTACAAGAAAAACTTCGTATGCGTCGCGGCAAAGCGATTTTACTCACGTTAAGTAGTATTTTCTTATTAGGTAACATTCCTGCCGTATTAAGCGATAATGTACTAAAAGATATTCGTCCGTTTAATATGAGCATCTTTGATTTCTTCGATTATCTCAGTGGCAATATTCTCTTTTTATTGACCGCACTTGGTTGTGCTATTTTCGTGGGGTTTGTATTGAAAGACAAAGCAAAACAAGAACTTTCGTCAACACCGGATTCAACATTCACTACAGTTTGGTTTAACTATGTAAAATATGTCGTACCATTAATTATTATTGTTATTTTTGTTAGCAATTTAATGTAA
- the glnD gene encoding PII uridylyl-transferase, with protein MLTPEPIKSQKEELKQLALANFSQSDVNQLISDRTLFCDNLLKQLWVQFELDKAQLALIAVGGYGRKEMFPMSDLDFLILSEQKNTTEIEQKIGAFIQFLWDCGFDVGASVRTLGECRSEGRKDITIATNLLESRFLIGDEKNFEKLTALLWQPDFWDRETFFNAKIQEKNARYERYNNTSYNLEPDIKYSPGGLRDLHLIYWIALRHTNALTLDEILQSGFIYPEEYALLQQSQQFLFKVRFALHLILKRYDNRLLFDRQIKVAELLGFQGDKNQGVEQMMKCFFQALQNISSLSDLLTKHYHEHFLTHLPPVSPEPLDENFAILNNEIVLLNEHIFAEQPDTILDLFAHHTCLPQAEIHSATLRKLHLALSQLQEPLSQSSLAREKFLRLFNLPNAISRAISPMHKYGVLTAYLPQWKDIEGLMQFDLFHQYTVDEHSIRVLQKLESFLDESQRDIHPICSAIFARNSDRTLLYIAALFHDIAKGRGDDHSQLGAVDVAEFGRQHGFENREIETMAWLVKQHLLMSVTAQRRDIHDPEVVMKFAEQVENKVRLDLLICLTVADICATNGTLWNSWKRALFASLYEYTTLQFDQGMDALLNTDEQVAENKQHALNLLQSQGFIEDVMPLWARCPDDYFLRNTPKQIAWHATLLSDFHSDILVKISNRFSQGGTDMFLYCKDQTRLFHKVASAVAAKKLSIHSAQISTSLDGYVLDTFVVTELNGNALKNDRRRELEVAVADALHKENAVKVSSFGNQKLQHFNVQTEVRFINANKSDHTEIELIALDKAGLLAEVSQVFAELELNLLNAKITTIGEKAEDFFMLTNKDGVALTDFECQALEVRLKNRLN; from the coding sequence ATGTTGACTCCCGAGCCAATCAAATCTCAAAAAGAAGAACTTAAACAACTGGCACTTGCTAATTTCTCGCAATCTGATGTAAATCAGCTAATTTCTGACCGCACTTTATTTTGTGATAATCTACTCAAGCAACTTTGGGTACAGTTTGAGTTGGATAAAGCTCAATTAGCTTTAATCGCTGTAGGCGGTTATGGGCGTAAAGAAATGTTTCCGATGTCAGATTTAGATTTTCTGATTTTAAGTGAACAGAAAAATACCACTGAGATTGAGCAAAAAATTGGGGCATTTATTCAATTTTTATGGGATTGTGGGTTTGATGTAGGCGCATCGGTACGAACATTGGGTGAGTGTCGTAGTGAGGGGCGTAAGGATATTACGATCGCCACTAACTTGTTGGAAAGTCGTTTTTTGATTGGTGATGAAAAAAACTTTGAAAAATTGACCGCACTTTTATGGCAACCTGATTTTTGGGATCGTGAAACCTTTTTCAACGCAAAGATTCAAGAGAAAAATGCGCGTTATGAACGTTATAACAATACAAGCTACAATTTAGAGCCGGATATAAAATATAGCCCAGGTGGCTTGCGTGATTTGCACTTAATCTATTGGATTGCTTTACGTCATACGAATGCGCTGACGTTAGACGAAATTTTGCAATCTGGTTTTATTTATCCAGAAGAATATGCACTTTTACAACAAAGCCAACAGTTTTTGTTTAAAGTGCGGTTCGCTTTACACTTGATTTTAAAACGTTATGACAACCGTCTATTATTCGATCGGCAAATTAAAGTTGCTGAATTGCTTGGTTTTCAAGGCGATAAAAATCAAGGTGTAGAACAAATGATGAAATGCTTTTTCCAAGCATTACAAAATATTTCTAGCTTAAGTGATCTTCTTACCAAACATTATCACGAGCATTTTCTTACTCATTTACCGCCCGTTTCACCTGAACCATTAGATGAAAACTTCGCTATACTTAATAACGAAATTGTCTTGTTAAATGAGCATATTTTTGCGGAACAACCTGATACGATATTAGATTTATTTGCACATCATACCTGCCTGCCACAAGCTGAAATTCATTCAGCAACATTGCGCAAATTGCATTTGGCATTAAGTCAGTTGCAAGAGCCATTAAGTCAATCATCATTAGCGCGAGAAAAATTTTTACGGTTGTTTAATCTGCCTAACGCCATTTCTCGCGCGATTTCACCTATGCATAAATATGGCGTATTGACAGCGTATTTACCACAATGGAAAGATATTGAAGGACTCATGCAGTTTGATCTGTTTCATCAATATACCGTGGATGAGCACAGCATACGTGTGTTACAAAAGTTAGAAAGTTTTTTAGATGAAAGTCAACGAGATATTCATCCTATTTGTTCGGCGATTTTTGCACGAAATTCTGACCGCACTTTGCTTTATATTGCTGCGTTATTTCATGATATTGCGAAAGGGCGAGGGGACGATCATTCCCAACTCGGTGCCGTTGATGTAGCAGAATTTGGTCGTCAACATGGTTTCGAGAACCGAGAAATCGAGACCATGGCATGGCTGGTTAAACAACATTTATTAATGTCTGTGACAGCACAACGCCGAGATATTCACGACCCGGAAGTTGTGATGAAATTTGCTGAACAAGTAGAAAATAAGGTTCGCCTTGATTTACTGATTTGTTTAACCGTTGCAGACATTTGTGCGACGAATGGTACGCTTTGGAATAGTTGGAAACGTGCGTTATTTGCCAGCCTTTATGAATATACAACCTTGCAATTTGACCAAGGCATGGATGCTTTGCTCAATACTGATGAGCAAGTCGCTGAAAACAAACAACATGCATTGAATTTGTTACAATCTCAAGGTTTTATTGAGGATGTAATGCCATTGTGGGCGCGCTGTCCGGATGATTATTTCTTACGTAATACACCAAAACAAATTGCGTGGCATGCAACGTTACTTTCAGACTTTCACAGTGATATCTTAGTGAAAATCAGTAATCGATTTTCTCAAGGTGGAACAGACATGTTTTTGTATTGTAAAGATCAAACGAGACTCTTTCATAAAGTAGCCAGTGCTGTTGCAGCGAAAAAACTTAGTATTCACAGTGCACAAATTAGTACAAGTTTAGATGGTTATGTGCTTGATACTTTTGTCGTCACGGAATTGAATGGTAATGCATTGAAAAATGATCGCCGCCGAGAATTAGAAGTTGCCGTTGCTGATGCTTTACATAAAGAAAATGCAGTGAAAGTCAGTTCATTTGGCAATCAAAAATTGCAACATTTTAATGTACAAACAGAAGTACGTTTTATTAATGCCAATAAATCTGATCATACTGAAATTGAATTAATTGCATTGGATAAAGCTGGCTTGCTTGCTGAAGTTAGTCAGGTTTTTGCAGAATTGGAGTTGAATTTACTTAATGCAAAAATTACAACGATTGGCGAAAAAGCGGAAGACTTTTTTATGCTGACCAATAAAGATGGCGTAGCATTAACAGATTTCGAATGTCAGGCATTAGAAGTGCGGTTAAAAAATAGATTGAATTAG
- the map gene encoding methionine aminopeptidase has protein sequence MSIPLRNEEEIVKLREACRLAQDVLVMIEPYVKAGVTTGELDRICHEYMVNVQGTIPAPLNYHGFPKATCISINEVVCHGIPSDDRILKDGDILNIDITVIKDGYYGDNSKMYIVGEPPIRSKKLVEAAQEALYVGLRAVKPGVRLNEIGKAVQKYTESQGFSVVREYCGHGIGTEFHCEPQVLHYYADDGGVILREGMVFTIEPMINAGKRETRLMGDGWTVKTKDRSHSAQYEHQIVVTANGCEVMTIREEEEKAGRISRIMVNI, from the coding sequence ATGAGTATTCCATTAAGAAATGAAGAAGAAATTGTAAAATTACGTGAAGCTTGCCGATTGGCGCAAGACGTATTGGTGATGATTGAGCCTTATGTAAAAGCAGGCGTGACCACTGGCGAATTAGATCGAATTTGTCATGAATATATGGTGAATGTACAAGGCACTATTCCTGCGCCTTTGAATTACCATGGTTTTCCAAAAGCCACTTGTATTTCAATTAATGAAGTCGTTTGTCACGGTATTCCGAGTGATGATCGCATTTTAAAAGATGGAGATATTTTGAATATTGATATCACGGTGATCAAAGATGGTTACTATGGCGATAATTCAAAAATGTATATAGTGGGAGAGCCGCCAATTCGCAGTAAAAAATTAGTCGAAGCCGCACAAGAAGCCCTGTATGTCGGTTTACGTGCAGTAAAACCAGGCGTACGTTTAAATGAAATTGGTAAAGCTGTACAGAAATATACTGAAAGCCAAGGTTTTAGCGTGGTAAGAGAATATTGTGGACATGGTATCGGTACCGAATTCCATTGTGAACCACAAGTGTTACATTACTATGCCGATGATGGTGGCGTGATTTTACGTGAGGGCATGGTTTTCACTATTGAACCAATGATTAACGCAGGTAAAAGAGAAACTCGTTTAATGGGCGATGGTTGGACAGTAAAAACCAAAGATCGTAGCCATAGTGCGCAATATGAACATCAAATTGTTGTTACCGCAAATGGTTGTGAAGTGATGACGATTCGCGAAGAAGAAGAAAAAGCAGGTCGAATTTCACGTATTATGGTAAATATCTAA
- the erpA gene encoding iron-sulfur cluster insertion protein ErpA: MTDISVPLNFTDAAAKKVKALITDEENPDLKLRVYITGGGCSGFQYGFTFDDKVNDGDLTVENVGVKLVVDPMSLQYLIGATVDYTEGLEGSRFIVQNPNASSTCGCGSSFSI, encoded by the coding sequence ATGACAGATATCTCAGTGCCACTTAATTTTACTGATGCGGCAGCCAAAAAAGTAAAAGCATTAATTACTGACGAAGAAAATCCTGATTTGAAATTACGCGTATATATCACAGGCGGTGGTTGTAGCGGTTTCCAATATGGTTTTACCTTTGATGACAAAGTTAATGATGGGGATTTAACTGTTGAAAATGTAGGCGTAAAATTAGTTGTTGACCCAATGAGCCTACAATATTTAATCGGCGCTACGGTAGATTATACCGAAGGCTTGGAAGGTTCACGTTTTATAGTACAAAATCCAAATGCATCAAGTACTTGTGGTTGTGGATCATCGTTTAGCATCTAA
- the mrcB gene encoding penicillin-binding protein 1B, translating into MSAKQQENQTTPNENASEKTPWYKTWKGTAVKFTFTGAALAIFYGIYLDGQIRSKMDGQIWRLPAEVYSRIESIRTEDKRSLEQIKQILLENDYRQTTLIAAPGDFKIEDESIVLLRRAFPFPNSAEPQRVLRLRFSNGKLATIEDLVSVKTVPEFRLAPKLIAMLQSGEDKEERLAIPLQQYPRLLIDALILTEDRRFYEHGGISPLGIARAMYTNFRAGHTVQGGSTLTQQLVKNLFLSNERSFTRKINEAFMALMLDFRYDKNTILETYLNEIYLGQNGDAQIHGFELASHFYFGRSVREISLDQIALLVGMVKGPSLYNPWRNPTNAIERRNVVLRLMVEHQMIDEELYQTLSKRPLGVQPKGNITRNYPAFIQTLQSELRENMGEYRDNQLLGARIFTTLDPNQQRYAEQTVVNATAELQLQKQNPALQSAMVIADYKLGEIRAIVGGTQINYAGFNRATMAQRQIGSLVKPSVYLTALARPELFRLNTPVNNKPITITVKGSPPWQPRNYDRHYSGSVMLMDALVRSLNIPTVNIGMKVGLKQVIATQQAMGWDKVKIPHVPAMLLGSYSISPYDVTKLYQTIANNGGKIKLTTIDSITTRQGDILYQHNTEPEQVVPAEAAYQTLYAMQQVVERGTGRSLMENYADLHLAGKTGTTNDARDTWFVGIDGEHVTTVWVGRDDNGDTKLTGASGALHLYKDYLARTHAKPLKPEKPKAIKVVGVNSYGSWNCYSPVRNIPVWADKDQNFCAGSAAPVYEARPAGTPAKPVETTVKPTPPVAPKPTTIWEASDKKPQAPAIIGDAKPAG; encoded by the coding sequence ATGTCTGCAAAACAACAAGAAAATCAAACAACACCTAACGAAAATGCCAGTGAAAAAACGCCTTGGTACAAAACATGGAAAGGCACTGCAGTAAAATTTACCTTTACTGGCGCGGCATTAGCTATCTTTTATGGCATTTATTTAGATGGACAAATTCGTTCCAAAATGGATGGGCAAATTTGGCGTTTGCCAGCAGAAGTCTATAGTCGTATTGAAAGCATTCGTACTGAAGATAAACGCTCACTGGAGCAAATTAAGCAAATTTTACTTGAAAATGATTATCGCCAAACGACATTGATTGCCGCGCCCGGTGATTTCAAAATTGAAGATGAAAGTATCGTGTTGTTACGCCGTGCGTTCCCTTTTCCCAATAGTGCTGAACCACAGCGCGTACTACGTTTGCGTTTTTCTAATGGAAAACTCGCCACAATTGAAGATTTAGTCAGCGTAAAAACGGTGCCTGAATTCCGTCTTGCCCCTAAACTTATTGCGATGCTTCAATCGGGAGAAGATAAGGAAGAACGACTTGCGATTCCCTTACAACAATACCCACGTTTGCTTATTGATGCTTTGATTTTAACGGAAGATCGCCGTTTCTATGAACATGGCGGCATCAGTCCCTTAGGTATCGCACGTGCAATGTACACTAACTTCCGTGCTGGCCATACCGTACAAGGTGGTAGTACATTAACGCAACAGCTTGTAAAAAATCTATTTTTAAGTAACGAACGTTCGTTTACGCGAAAAATTAATGAAGCATTTATGGCGTTAATGTTGGATTTTCGTTACGACAAAAATACCATTTTGGAAACCTATTTAAACGAAATTTATCTTGGTCAAAATGGTGATGCACAAATTCATGGTTTTGAACTCGCAAGTCACTTTTATTTTGGTCGTTCAGTACGTGAAATCAGTCTCGATCAAATTGCGTTACTCGTTGGGATGGTAAAAGGTCCATCCCTTTATAACCCTTGGCGAAATCCGACTAATGCGATTGAACGCCGCAATGTCGTATTACGTTTGATGGTAGAACATCAAATGATTGATGAAGAACTCTATCAAACACTCAGCAAACGTCCACTAGGGGTTCAACCTAAAGGGAATATTACGCGCAACTACCCTGCTTTTATTCAAACCTTACAAAGTGAATTGCGTGAGAATATGGGAGAATATCGCGATAATCAATTATTAGGCGCGCGTATTTTCACTACACTAGATCCAAATCAACAACGTTATGCGGAACAAACTGTGGTTAATGCAACCGCAGAATTACAACTGCAAAAACAAAACCCTGCATTGCAATCTGCAATGGTCATCGCGGATTACAAACTTGGTGAAATTCGGGCGATTGTAGGGGGAACTCAGATAAATTATGCAGGCTTTAACCGTGCCACTATGGCGCAACGTCAAATTGGTTCCTTAGTAAAACCATCTGTTTATTTGACCGCACTTGCGCGTCCAGAATTGTTCCGTTTGAACACTCCAGTGAACAATAAACCAATTACGATTACAGTGAAAGGAAGTCCACCATGGCAACCACGCAACTATGACCGTCACTATAGTGGGTCAGTTATGTTAATGGATGCGCTGGTGCGCTCACTTAATATACCCACTGTAAATATCGGAATGAAAGTAGGCCTGAAACAAGTCATTGCCACCCAACAAGCTATGGGATGGGATAAAGTAAAAATTCCACACGTACCTGCAATGTTATTGGGTTCTTACTCTATTTCGCCGTATGATGTGACAAAACTCTATCAAACCATTGCCAATAATGGGGGAAAAATTAAATTAACAACCATTGATAGTATCACGACACGTCAAGGTGATATTCTCTATCAACACAATACAGAACCTGAGCAAGTGGTACCGGCTGAAGCAGCATATCAAACGCTTTATGCGATGCAACAAGTTGTAGAACGCGGTACAGGACGTAGCTTAATGGAGAATTATGCTGACCTACATTTAGCTGGTAAAACAGGAACCACGAATGATGCTCGCGACACTTGGTTTGTTGGTATAGATGGTGAGCACGTTACGACTGTTTGGGTTGGGCGTGATGATAATGGCGATACAAAACTAACTGGGGCAAGCGGTGCATTACATTTGTATAAAGACTATCTTGCTCGTACGCATGCTAAACCATTGAAACCAGAAAAACCGAAAGCAATCAAAGTGGTAGGGGTTAACAGCTACGGCAGTTGGAACTGTTATAGTCCAGTCCGAAATATTCCCGTGTGGGCAGACAAAGATCAAAACTTCTGTGCTGGGAGTGCTGCGCCTGTCTATGAAGCAAGACCTGCTGGTACACCAGCTAAACCAGTTGAAACAACGGTTAAGCCAACTCCTCCTGTTGCGCCAAAACCAACCACTATTTGGGAAGCATCAGATAAAAAACCGCAAGCTCCTGCGATTATTGGGGATGCAAAACCTGCGGGTTAA